In Ramlibacter pinisoli, the sequence GTTGATCGGGCTGCCGCGGCGGCAGCGCCGAGGCAGGCTTGTCAAGCAAGAGTCTCCTTTGGATGTTCGGCCCGCTTCGGCGGGCCTTTTTTTTGGGCGCCACTCGCAAAACGCTGCGCGTTTCGCGAGTGGCTCTACAAACAGTTGACCCTGGACCGGCGGAGCCGGATCAGGGTCAAAGGGTGTTCGCGCTGCAATGCATTCCGCGCGAACGGCTCGCCGGCTACGCCGGCCTGGCTGAATCCAGCGCTTATTCCAGGACGTTGAAGGTCAGGGTGACGGAGGTGGGCGTGCGCTCGATGCGGACGTCCTCGGCGTCGGCCATGGCGTCGATCTCTTCCCAGCGCAGGGCGCGGTAGGGCGGATCGCCGGCCGGCGGGACGTCGGCCTGGCTGGGGCGCAGCTCGATCGTGAGGCGGGCCGCGTACTCGTCGGCGGTGGCGCTGAGCACCAGGTCGGCGGGCGCCTTGGCCGCGTCGGTGAGGGCGAGCAGGCTGCCGGCCAGCAGCATGCGCACCGCCGTGCGGCCCACCGGCTGCGGCAGCGCCTGCACCTCGCTGCGCAGGGCAAAGCCGCGAAAGCTCAGGTTGCTGCGCAGCAGCTCCAGGCATTCTTTCGCGGCGGCGTCCACGGACAGCGTGGCGGCCGGGTCGGGCGCCAGCCAGGTGATCACGTCCAGGCAGGCGTCGACGGCGGCGCGCGAATAGGTGTTGACCTTGTGCACGCCGTCGTGCAACTGGGCCAGGTCGGGCTCGGGCTGGCGCAGCCGGCGCGCCATCACCTCGGTGACCATGCCGATCGGCTGCAGGTGCATGACCAGCTGGTGGCGCATGCCGGCGGCCAGGCGGCGCAGCAGCGCATAGCGGGCCGATTCGACCCGCAGCAGGCGGGCTTCGGGAGGGCTGGAGGCAGTCATCGGTGGTCCATGGTAGCGACTCGTCGCCCGCGGCGGGACTCATCGGCAGACGCTGCGGGCAGAATCGCCGCTCACTTCGACGGAGCACGTGATGGAGCGCTGGCAGCCCGTGGTGGACGCCGCCGACCAGCTCGGCGAGTCGCCGTTCTGGCACCCGCACGAGCGGCGGCTGTACTGGATCGACATCCCCGGCCGCCGGCTGCGGCGGGTCGACCCGGCCGATGGCCGCGTGGACAGCTGGCCGGTGCCGCAGGATCCCGGCTGCATCGCGCCGGCGCGCAGCGGCGGGCTGGTGGTCGCGCTGCGTGATGGCATCTACCGCGCGCGCCGCTGGGGCGGCGACCTCGAGCTGCTGCAGCCGGCGCCCTACGACGCGGCCACCACGCGCTTCAACGACGGCAAGGCCGACCCGCGCGGCCGCTTCTGGGCCGGCACGCTGTTCGAGCCCAAGCATGCGGCACGCGCCGAGCTGTTCAGCCTGGAGGCCGGCGCGGCCCTGGCGCGGCTGGCCGGCGAGGCCACCACCGGCAACGGGCTGGCCTGGTCGCCGGC encodes:
- a CDS encoding SMP-30/gluconolactonase/LRE family protein, translated to MERWQPVVDAADQLGESPFWHPHERRLYWIDIPGRRLRRVDPADGRVDSWPVPQDPGCIAPARSGGLVVALRDGIYRARRWGGDLELLQPAPYDAATTRFNDGKADPRGRFWAGTLFEPKHAARAELFSLEAGAALARLAGEATTGNGLAWSPAADTVYWADTQAHAVRAWDWDAAGNRLARPRLFHQFAPKPAGWQPGQPGYGGRPDGAAVDRDGNYWCALYEGGRLVQLSPAGTLLQELATPMPCPTMPCFGGDDLRTLYLTSAGNRPAAERAHYPLSGRVVATRVAVPGLAVNFFSD